The window GACAATGTATGACTGTTCTTGAAAGCATCTCAAGAACATTGCATGTGCTGTTACATATGCAAAAAGCGACATAAATAAATTAGGCCTTTGATCATTCACACGCTCACTGGATTTTTTCATTTGCCACACATTTCCTCAAAGGTTCCTCAAAGGCACATCATGCTTCATGAATCCATTCTGgagacacatacacatttcATATTTACAGATTTTTCCAATAGGAAAAAAGACCATAAAAAATCCCTTGTACATATTCATACACATTACAAATACAAACCATTGCATAAGAAAAAGATGTCAGAAGAAAGGTGGGATGCTCCCACAGGCTGACTGAACTGTTAGTTCATGACTTCTGGGTAACCATAGTAACTCTCCAGCTCGGCGAAGATGTCATTGGGGTTTTTGCAGCTGAGGTTGCAAAAGCAGGCCTGGACCCACATCATCTTCCAGGTGAACCCCGTCCCGTTCGGACACTCAAACTCCACGTCGATGGTTTTGGACTTGTAGGGGATGCAGCAGCGCTCGTCTGTGCAGACGCCGCAGTATTTGGGCCTGTACGGCTTCTTGCTGGTGCAGCCAGAGATGGTGAGGTTTGAGGGCAGCTCTTCCCTGTAGATGTTCAGACATTTCTTTCCAGGCTGATGGAGGAAGGGAGCAGGGAGATGTTATGACTGGGAACCTTTTTAAATTAGCATGTGACTGCTCCATACATAGAACGGAAACACTACCTTGATGTGTTTGGTGATGTCGACCTCGCAGGGCCGCAGGTTGCAAAGGCGAGACTCTTTGACCAGCTCACACTGCTCGTTGGCGTTAGAGATCCTCAGGGACAGGCCGCGGCCACAGGTCTTTGAGCAGGGGCTCCATGAGGTAGTCTGGGTAATGCAGTTCTTGTGCCAGCTCCTGGTCTCAGCTGGGGGAGCTGGAGCAACACATAGAAGTTAATTAAACAGGTCGTGTCACATCACAGTTTTTGATACACACTGATTCCATTTTTGAGTCAATTTCAGGGAATTCGagcaaaataaagaagtaaTGCATAAAATGATGCTGAAGGCTAAATATATCAACATAATGATTTATACAGAtgataaagaaaagacaaaagccCTGAAAACTGATGAAACAGGTGCAGGACAGCAGATTCAGTTAAGGAAAGAAACTATCCTGGATGGGCAAAGGTTTGTTAACATTACATATTAACAAACTGGGTTTGAGAGCTGCAATCTAGTGGTGCTGGATCAAAGTCCTGTCCTACATATTTGAGCCACACTGTCTTTAGTGGACTGCCTTGGTTtcctttttaacatttttattgaggACCAGTTGAGGAGAGTTCCCCCATTTGTAATAATATACCCTGAGGAGCAGAGAAGCACTGCATCCCCCTCTAAAGTCTCTTGTTTTAATCTAAAGCTTTAGGTTGGGTTTGCCTTCTAATCTGGACCTGATTAGTTTCCTTACATAACACAAAGAAATCTTCGTTCACATCATTCcctctgcagcactgctgcACTCAATGACCGGAAACTGGACATGACCCAAAAACAGTGTGAGGGCTTTCACAGAAAAGGATTGGCCtgtccctgcacacacacatacacaaacacacacacacacacacacacacacacacacacacacacacacacacaagcatcacGATCCTCCTGAGCTACAGACTGTACTCACACAACTACAGATGTCTGACTGCTAATTTtcaacacagctgcagcataAAATCCAATCATAACCATCCGCTATTGAAAAACATATTCAtcattctttctttccttctttcttttatgAAAATGAAGATCATGCTCACCAACAAAATTAGCTAAATCCTCCAGATCGCAGTAGTCCTTTAAAAAGCTTCCTGAACCCAGGGATCAGTTTACATAACCCTGCTTATAAAGCAATGACACCGTCACCGACACCCTAAAAGCCCagtaatgacaaaaaaataaccTCCAGTTTATCCCCAGCATTACCCATTTTTCGTGCCCTCTAACAACACTTGAAGCGTTCCCTTTGATTTAGCTTGCCTTGATGTTTTCACACTCAACCATGAACTGCACTCAGTGAGCTGGAAGGGGGTTTGGCAGTGCTATTGGGAATTGAAGAAAATCAAGGAGAGTTtgcaaaataaaacccaactTCACCAAGCAATAGAGCAAACTGTCCCATCCTTGTGTATACACATATATCTCCAAGGCGTCCTACCCTCCACTGCGTGTCGCGGTGCCGTCTTGCGCCCTCTTTTGGGTTCATCACAGATCCATTTCTCACAGCACTCTCCCCGGACTTTGACCCGGCGTGGGGTTTGGCACCACACCCGCGGAGGCTGGGACTCTGTGCACAGTGCCACACAGCCGATGGCACcgttcacgcacacacactggtatTTACAGCTGGGCTTGAAGCTCTGCCCATTACGGTAGATCACACCATCGTGCTCACAGCCTGTTCCCACCATATCTGGCAGAGAGGAACGACAAGCAGTCACATAACACAAATAGTAAAATTAGGATACATTACATTGTGGTTTGACACTTTCTGTTGCaggcctgtgaatattctcattcatccaggtcattgtaagctttagggcattcaatcgttcgcaactggacctcgtcagtttgtcttttctAAGAATCAATCAAAGCAGACAGTGAAACCTTTTCTATTGGCTATTGCACAAATATCAGTGTCAGATACAGTAGACCTTTCTTTCTCATTCCTtcacatgcaaataaaaacaaaacagatctaCTGAAGAGCAACGTTGCACATACTATATCATGATCACATTATTACAGCTTGAACAAAAAACTTAGTACGTGCAGcccaattgttttttttattttagtgtgaAAAGTGAAACATATGTTGCATCTGAAATATTTAAGCATAATTTTGGGCTAAGATTGGGGTAAAGCCTATGGCAAGTGACGCTTAATAAGAATATTGTTGATGatattaaaagctttttttgcaTATCCAGTAGCTGGATTTTTTCCCCATGTGTAAACATATGGGGTTCAGGCTTTAAGTGGTTTGTACTATGATCCATCACATTTGTGGACGTGCAAGTGCAACCGCATATGTGTCAAAATGCCTCATGCAGCAACAAGCtactaaaataacaaataaatcagAGAAGGTGAAACAAGGCTCATGTAGTTGGACACAGTTTTAATGTAATGATGTAAGTGAACCAAAATCAATAGACTATAAACCAGCTCAGAGTGCACAGGTGAGTTGAATACCAACAACGGATGGAAGCAATCTGagatgcagaggaggaagaggacgcaGAGCAAGAACAAGGGTGAAGCAAATCTACAGAGTGGCttttaaatgcaacacacactttcagcGCTGATGCTTATAGTGCAGTGCTGTCATCAAACTGCAGTACTGTATGTAAATCAGGAGAGCGTACAAATACACTTTGCAGCAGAggtctgtctttctgcagcactACCAAAACTACTTATTTATGTATAGAGACGGTTTGAACTGGTATCATTGGAGAGGCCCCATGTATACATCCTTGTGCATGAAGCTGGGCAGGACCCTTTGTGCAGCacctttttgtgtttctgggaGGTCTTTGGGACgttttgtttgagtgtgagcAGAAAGGATTGTGGGTGAGTAGGGGATCCGTCAATGTCATGTCTGGGACAACTTCAGTTTTCACACTGgtgttcagatatttcagtgaCTCAACATCAGCCAGAGATTCAGAAATGTCTGTCTACCACCTTTTCTTCAACCCAATAGAAGAGTTTGTCTTTGCATGGTGTTGGAAGGTCTATCACCTAATCCAATAGCAAAGGAAAATCTCCTACAGGCGATGGTTTTGGCCTGCAGTGACACAGGTCTTAGAGTCTTGCCAAAGCTGAATCCAGCACACCAGAGGGTTTTCACACTGTTGCCTGGCAAGAGACAACATTGCCTGTGATGCAGACAAAGTCCTTTGGCCCGATccagcacaaaaacatgaggCTGAGCCAGAATGAACCCCTTGTCTGTACTACTATATCACTTGCAGTACTTACAGTATACAAAATGTCCTGTGCTAAGATGTGAATATACattttcaatgtgttttttaaaatgcaatgtttgttatacacaataaaaaaaagtttttttctggAGCTACATGCCCTGAACACTAAGTGTTTAGATTTTTTGATGTAGCGTGCAGTGACTGCTCAGCAGTGTTTAGATAACGACTGCAGGCTGTGTGGGTTTGATTTCAGCACAGATAAAACAGTTTTGAGTGATTGCTTTTGCCAGAGGAGTCAGAAGTTTCCTGAATGTAGCTTGAAaattttggttttgtgtttacagttttgAGAAAAGTGCGGAAGGTTTCGAGAAATGCGCCTTAGCAATTGGGAAAAACTGCTAAATCCATCAGTATTCTGGTTAGGTGACACCTGTGTTGTTACCTGGACAAGCAGCGTTTGGTCAGTGAACTTAAAACACCACATcaggaaataaacagaaacatctgctgctgtgtgagagctgtttgtttgtcgGTTTTGGTGGGTGAcacttacatgcacacactccttTTTCGTACCTAGGCTTGTCCGAGCTGTAGTCACAGTACAGTCCCTTGTGGTAGTCGCACGTGTCTGCCTCGTTGCACACCTCGCCCACCTGCCGGGCGCAGGTCTTGCAGCAGTCACAGCCGTCCATGAGGAGGCTCACGCCCGGCGGACAGCTCGGTGTGACCTGGGGACACTCGCAGGGCCACTTGCAGTACTGCGTCCGGTTGTACAGGTCCGCAGCTGGGGACGTGACGGTGGCGGCAGGCGGCATGGCAGTGGAATTCTGGGAGTAGGCCTGGAGAGAGGAAAGTGGACAAATTTAGCCTGGGCTCACCAACAGCTctcttaaaaataaatgcagcatgATGTGTGCATaattaaaatacagtgttttctttcacagtatgatcagttttcatctttttaccATCATGAATGAACCTTTGTTGCGCAAAGTCACAggcctctctgtgtttgtgcaaaaAATCTAAATGCCATCTTTAATTACACGAGAGGTATTTGACCTCCTGTCGTGAAGCAATATTCTTAATATCCTTAATCCTGAATTCTTTCATATCTAGCCCTCTTTGGTCTCAGAAAGTAGCTGCTCCCAACACTTGTGCTTCACTAGCTTTGTGCATGAAATACATGGGGACCTGTTAACGTCTGGCTGCACTGTGCAATAAATCAAATAAGGCtacaaaaatgaattaaacacCCAGTGGAGATAATCTCATTAAATCAACGACAGCGTCTGGTCTTGTATGTGCTTAACGCTCTGGACACTTTCCATCATCATGTTTAAAATCGACACCTGCGCCGAACAGTTCCAAAAGCCCTGCCAACAAAACGAAAATCaacacctcctcctcagtgtACGAGCTGCTCCGTGAAGCCAAGATCACACAGTAGAGAGCTCGTAAAGGCAGATGTTCTCACTGAAACAGGCCACATGTGCCACATTAACAGCTTAGTGCTTGGTGGTTAGTGTCGGACAGTGGATGCACGCAGCAGAGGAAACTCTCTGACAACAAGTAACATATTTAGAGGCCAAATTCAATCCGGCTTGTTCTGAGAACACGGTGTGCTCgagaaaaagacagattatTGTCTTGGGGTTGTCGCTCAGTGAGCAAGACGCTGAGCTTTTGCTGCTTTGGCGCAGAAAAGTTACATCCTATTTGTGCTGCAACAAACTAATATGGATTGAAGTCAATTTCCATGCAGCTCACATGAAGTAATGATAAAATCATGAAGGATCTTCATGATTAGGACACCACGTCCATCATAACTGCCAAACTGGTCTAGACAGGGAGGTCCAATATTGCTGTACACTAATAAATCATAATTTGATCCATGTGCTTGGACAGCAGAGCACTTCAGTGAGGAGCTCCTGAtccatgcaaaacacacacacatgcatgcatacgcACACATACATCCGTGCACACTTGATCTGCAATTAATTGTGAGGAAACATGCTTAATTATTTTATGCATACCGTGCCCCTATGTCATATCCCTGAGCTTGTTCTCCGCACTTCAATCGAATTATGGTCATAATAATAGAGTCCCGTGTTGAAAGCTAATGCAGATAAATGAGTTTTAATCACGGCCGTGCCACTAAGTCATTCCTCAGTAGAGTTAATTTAGCCCGCAGCTCTCAGGCAAATTTACAGggaaaacgaaaaaaaaaaaaaagccaaacacagcaaaaaaacaaaaaaaaaaacaaaaaccaaccTGTCCATCACCCTCACAAAGAAAGCAGGGTGTTGTTCCATAAGTTAATTATGAAAATATGGGGCAAGCCTAATGCAATTATCATCCTGGAATCGTTCATCTTTGCTAAGTAAATTCAGCACAATTTTATTTGAAACGTATTTCATCATTGTCAGGAAAGGGGCAGAATAACAGAGCGCTAAATGAATTAGAGGAATGTTTAAgaagtgaataaaaatattgttattttcatcaaTTTAGGCTTCAATATTTTGTGACACACCATTCAATACAATCATCTCTGTGAACGTTTTCCACCGTGGCCTCAAACAGCTGTCATGTTTTGGTGATGGCCAGTTAATGAGGAAAGATGAGCCTCCCTTGCTTCCCTGCTGATCTGATTGTTTCGTCCTGTCAGAGTCTGGTCACATGAGAGGACCTCTGATATGTGCACAGGCATGGACAAACCTCGCCTCGGGGAAGAGGGAAAACCTTTCAAATCACTCTTAATTCCAAAAGCGGGTCAATGGACAAACAGTCACTCaggtgttgtttttcatttccctccAAAAGGTTGTGACATTTAAGAGAGGCAACATGGCTTTAAACATGATTAAAAGATGCAATGAAAGcatgaatgtttaaaaaatgcattacaATATCAGCTAAAGCGATCATAATACCATCCCATTTTgtataatgtaataatatgaCTTAATTTTTACCATCTTATCACAATAACACTGTTTGTTCGATGGATATTTTCGTATATTTGGACATTTATTATCTTTTCCAGTTGCTACGTGGCTTTAAAAGtcactgttttcttaatttACCAAGAATCCAATTTCCAAAAGCCAATCCACACACCTAGTAGATAAACAGTGGGGGAcacaatggaaagaaaaacagcaaaaaaaaaaaaaaagctgtttaacATCCAACCACGAGGTGGCACTAAAACATAACAAACGATGGAGAGTGAAGCTGCAGCGAGGCGGCTGGAGCATCTCACTCTGAGTTCAACCCCGGGGTGGTTGcaggctgaaaaatgaattcTCCTCAGCTACATCAGCGACATTTTGAGGGAATAAAGGGGGTCAGGTCCGTGAAGCTCCCCCTGCTTCAAGTGAAGACAGCCTTCCATACAGCAGACCAACTTTGAATGCTTTTTTGGGGCCACATCTACAAAAAAGAGATGTGTCTGCCGGAAGGATACACTATCAGGAGGATGATATCTGGCTGataacagccaatcaaaatAAGTTCATGATAACTTTCATATCAGTCCCGATTAAAAAAGCGCTAACTCATTTTTGATGCTTTCATTATATGAATTTATCTTACTTGGAAGAACACATCAAGTCCCCATAGAGATATAGTCTCTAGGCCAACACTCTATAGTTATATAGTAAGAGTTGAAAAGTCATGTTAGTAAGTAGAAGAAGACAAAAGTTTCCTGAATGAAGTTTTATAGCAGCTTCTCACTGTGTAAGAGGGGACATTGACTTTTGAACGGGCGACAGATGCATGTTTTCAGCATAATATTCATTCACCTCGCCGCTCCTCTGCACCCTGAAAGTGAGCTAAGCATGCAGCCTGAGGATTAAAACCACATAAATCTATCTATCCCTCCATCCCACCTGTTGAATCCCGGCTGCTGTTAGAATCCACAACAGGAGCCAACTCATCACTGATGAGGAACCGCAAATGCATTGAGTCCAGAATTAGTCCCGTGTCAAACGCTCGCCGCGCCGCTGTGCGCAGGTGTGCCGCATCCTCGTCCCGTCGCCGTCATGTCGGCGCgcctctgcctgtgtgtccgGAGCGGCGCTGACAGCCTGTTAAAGAGTCCGGGCTGACGTAAGGTCTGAAAGGACGAGCCCCGCATACTTCTGACAGGGGacggtttttttttttcttcttcccttctctTTCCCCTCCGCTCCACTTTCTCCCGATCCTCCTCCTCGGAGCGCCCCGGAGGTTAGGGCGTGTCTGGAAAGCCAGGCAGAGGTCCCCGTGACACTTGAGTCACTGCTGCTTCATTTAAGATTAAAAGACAGCCACACATGCACGTGTATGTGCATTAGGGCTTTATCGGTGGCTTTAATCTCCATGCTGGCCTCGAGAGACCCCTTCCTGACAGGATGTCAttgaatgtgattttaaaaaacagccaaaGATCATGTGAGAGTCCAGCAAATCAAGTGAATATTAAGTGTTTTTAGTGTGAAATTCCATCTTCCCTCTGAATACAGTGACCAAGTGGTGGCTTACTCTGACTAATGTACTTAAGTGTACATTACTTACTTAAGTTcaagtttgaggtacttgtactgtactttccattttcttctcctttatATTAACAGCACAAGCTGTAACGCAGAGGGAAATGTTGCTCTCTTTACACGTCTACATTTCTTAGTATCATCATATgttatgaatatgaatgtaGCATTAGTAATAATATTGATGAATACATTTTGCTGGTAATACTAAtgtatttgtgtaaaaaaaaaaagtaatattttgGCAACTTTTTGTAAAGAAGTTTTTTTCACAGTAATTACTGAAGTGAAGGATGTGAATACTTCTTCCAATCCTGCAACTAACTTGTAAGTATATATGATCATGTGAGAGTCGGATGGACGCACATCTGCAAATGTTCAACAGCAGATCACATTGTCACAGTAGGCTTGATTGTGCACTGATGGTACATGTTGATTTAGAAGCCCCTGTTCATGATAAAAGTGTAAATTCTGAG of the Chelmon rostratus isolate fCheRos1 chromosome 16, fCheRos1.pri, whole genome shotgun sequence genome contains:
- the ccn4a gene encoding cellular communication network factor 4a codes for the protein MSWLLLWILTAAGIQQAYSQNSTAMPPAATVTSPAADLYNRTQYCKWPCECPQVTPSCPPGVSLLMDGCDCCKTCARQVGEVCNEADTCDYHKGLYCDYSSDKPRYEKGVCAYMVGTGCEHDGVIYRNGQSFKPSCKYQCVCVNGAIGCVALCTESQPPRVWCQTPRRVKVRGECCEKWICDEPKRGRKTAPRHAVEAPPAETRSWHKNCITQTTSWSPCSKTCGRGLSLRISNANEQCELVKESRLCNLRPCEVDITKHIKPGKKCLNIYREELPSNLTISGCTSKKPYRPKYCGVCTDERCCIPYKSKTIDVEFECPNGTGFTWKMMWVQACFCNLSCKNPNDIFAELESYYGYPEVMN